Proteins from a single region of Salinibacter grassmerensis:
- a CDS encoding CHAT domain-containing protein, whose amino-acid sequence MTTLLLGLLITLSPPADTASRDDCIDLLPVTKKSELPVSSFSDAQHVWAGREDISADTLQTYISQLQDARQCFQRLPEDARSTFRATLYTFKWEGYLRAALAQFSRVVEVLDDALAHLNKTSPPRDELEAFRAEERSKIYQKRGYLRHLLGNLSSALDQYLKALQNTPDDDTGLRMDLLRSVGVLYQHTQDYQSARYYFRRARRLNQKRTLSDSEERAELLHSQADLLLEKTLNTKFDRASIERAQMLARRSRAAAGPGTEQFAHASITLSESLGYLGKFDEAYRLNDEALQHTRTDGDVQQQALVLLKRGVLHMQTERWSQAETTLRRALSLAENLGDLDYQRRALRALGRLHELQSDWPMAEKYYREGVSVIEQYRESLTATQWSSTAFTQWRDTHRGLVRALLAQERPRAALAALDRTRARYLQDLRTQARLANELPTSTRARLDSIGRALSDVRTQLAKDTLSPPKETDLRTREATLMTARQKILGPALTTADRPSIDQVAASLGQQDRALVSYFLDAPWPVYDRPPRSAAFVLTADTLRTVALPGLTQDSVRHHVSSISPLFADQQASQGIGAMHFDLRPLRALHDRLYAPVAEHLPDGQPLTVIPDGPMFHVPFSMLTTAAPGGRYDHDRARFVLHERPTALDLSTSLAADTSETRGGTASFSSDLAAFGVSSFDGLRPPSSSLPPSRAGTTATSSLSLPPLPGVQSEINTLDRLFDDADTFLDERATETAFATASRQASVLHLASHALVNPSSSLQNAFLLHPDSSSDGLLFLHELQTRDRALPLAVLSGCSTARGTLRGGEGMAGLQYAFRVMGAQSTVSNLWPTADQSSVALMEHFYQNLRAGQPKDRALRRAKLTYLETHTGNVSPFFWAPTVLYGSPRSLQLGPGSSSFLWSWKPVALALLIALLAWSIVYARSRTGLTAS is encoded by the coding sequence GTGACGACGTTGCTACTGGGTCTTCTTATCACACTTTCTCCCCCGGCCGATACTGCCAGCCGGGACGACTGCATAGACCTTCTGCCCGTCACGAAAAAGTCGGAGCTCCCCGTCAGTTCATTCTCGGACGCCCAGCACGTGTGGGCGGGGCGCGAGGATATTTCAGCCGACACGCTTCAGACCTACATCTCTCAACTTCAGGATGCGCGCCAGTGCTTCCAGCGTCTTCCCGAAGACGCGCGCTCAACCTTTCGGGCAACCCTTTACACCTTCAAATGGGAAGGATACCTCCGCGCCGCGCTCGCTCAGTTTTCCCGGGTTGTCGAGGTTCTCGACGACGCCCTTGCCCACCTCAATAAAACCTCACCTCCCCGTGACGAACTGGAGGCATTTCGAGCAGAGGAACGCTCCAAGATTTATCAGAAGCGGGGCTACCTGCGTCACCTTCTCGGCAACCTCTCATCCGCTCTTGACCAGTACCTAAAAGCCCTTCAGAACACTCCGGACGATGATACGGGCCTACGGATGGACTTGCTGAGAAGTGTTGGGGTTCTTTACCAACACACCCAGGACTACCAGTCCGCCCGCTACTACTTTCGCCGGGCTCGACGCCTGAATCAGAAGCGCACACTTTCCGATTCCGAAGAACGCGCCGAACTCCTACACAGCCAAGCGGACCTTCTTCTCGAAAAAACACTCAACACAAAGTTCGACCGGGCGTCGATAGAACGAGCCCAAATGCTTGCCCGCCGCAGCCGAGCGGCCGCCGGCCCTGGCACAGAGCAATTCGCCCACGCCTCAATAACGTTGTCCGAAAGTCTCGGGTATTTGGGGAAGTTTGACGAGGCTTACCGCCTGAACGACGAAGCATTGCAGCATACTCGCACGGACGGCGATGTCCAGCAGCAGGCGCTTGTTCTGCTCAAGCGGGGGGTCCTTCACATGCAAACTGAAAGGTGGTCCCAAGCAGAGACCACACTCCGTCGGGCGCTTTCCCTCGCCGAGAACCTCGGCGACCTCGACTACCAGCGTCGTGCACTGCGCGCACTGGGACGTCTCCACGAGCTGCAGAGCGACTGGCCGATGGCCGAAAAATACTACCGGGAGGGGGTCTCCGTAATCGAACAGTACCGTGAGTCGCTTACCGCCACGCAGTGGTCCTCGACGGCGTTCACTCAATGGCGCGACACGCACCGGGGGCTCGTTCGGGCCCTCCTGGCTCAAGAGCGCCCCCGAGCAGCCCTCGCTGCCCTCGATCGGACCCGTGCACGCTACCTCCAGGACCTGCGTACCCAGGCCCGCCTGGCCAACGAACTGCCGACATCGACACGCGCCCGGCTCGATAGCATCGGGCGCGCTCTCTCAGATGTGCGTACTCAATTGGCAAAAGACACGCTTTCCCCCCCTAAAGAAACAGACCTTCGAACTCGGGAAGCGACCCTCATGACGGCCCGCCAGAAGATTCTGGGCCCCGCTCTCACCACGGCCGATCGGCCGTCAATCGACCAGGTCGCTGCCTCGTTGGGCCAGCAGGACCGGGCCCTGGTCTCCTACTTCCTCGACGCCCCCTGGCCGGTGTACGACCGGCCTCCCCGCTCTGCGGCGTTCGTGCTGACGGCCGACACGCTCCGGACGGTCGCCCTCCCGGGCCTCACACAGGACTCGGTGCGGCACCACGTCTCCTCCATCTCCCCCCTGTTCGCGGACCAGCAGGCGTCCCAGGGAATCGGCGCGATGCACTTCGACCTCCGTCCGCTTCGGGCGCTGCACGACCGCCTCTACGCCCCCGTGGCGGAGCACCTTCCCGACGGCCAGCCGCTGACCGTCATCCCCGACGGGCCGATGTTTCACGTGCCATTTTCGATGTTGACCACGGCTGCCCCCGGGGGGCGCTACGACCACGATCGGGCCCGCTTCGTGCTTCACGAACGCCCGACGGCGCTCGATTTGTCGACCTCCCTAGCGGCCGACACCTCGGAAACGCGAGGGGGTACCGCATCATTCTCGTCCGACCTGGCGGCCTTCGGGGTGTCTTCTTTTGATGGCCTCCGTCCCCCTTCGTCGTCCCTGCCCCCCTCCCGCGCCGGCACGACCGCGACCTCGTCCCTTTCTCTGCCGCCCCTGCCGGGCGTGCAGTCCGAGATCAACACCCTCGACCGTCTGTTCGACGACGCCGACACGTTTCTCGACGAGCGCGCGACAGAGACAGCCTTCGCCACCGCCAGCCGACAGGCCAGCGTGCTTCATCTGGCCTCGCACGCCCTCGTCAACCCCTCCTCCTCGCTCCAAAACGCCTTTCTCCTCCACCCCGACTCCAGTTCGGACGGGCTCTTGTTTCTCCACGAGTTGCAGACCCGCGATCGCGCTCTTCCCTTGGCCGTCCTCAGTGGGTGCAGTACCGCCCGCGGTACGCTGCGGGGAGGCGAGGGCATGGCGGGCCTCCAGTACGCCTTTCGGGTTATGGGGGCCCAGTCGACGGTCTCCAACCTGTGGCCCACGGCCGACCAGTCCAGTGTTGCGCTCATGGAGCACTTCTACCAGAATCTTCGGGCGGGGCAGCCCAAAGATCGGGCGCTCCGACGGGCCAAGCTCACGTACCTGGAGACCCACACCGGAAACGTGAGCCCGTTCTTCTGGGCGCCCACGGTACTCTACGGCTCCCCTCGCTCCCTGCAGCTTGGCCCTGGCAGCAGCTCGTTTCTCTGGTCGTGGAAGCCTGTGGCCCTCGCCCTGCTCATAGCCCTTCTCGCCTGGTCCATCGTTTACGCTCGCTCCCGAACGGGCCTCACAGCCTCCTAG
- the recF gene encoding DNA replication/repair protein RecF (All proteins in this family for which functions are known are DNA-binding proteins that assist the filamentation of RecA onto DNA for the initiation of recombination or recombinational repair.), with amino-acid sequence MILHTLRLRSFRAHAESEFNLAPSINLLYGPNGAGKTNVLEAVHYLCLTKSFTASRDRYAVRKDAPYFEIEGRIGQVREEPMTVRLAYVPGEGKSIFVNGAELDRLADIVGTLPVVVFSPEDYDLTAGGPSERRRFVNNILSQARTVYMETLMKYRRARRQRNEVLRSYKKRSAPPPDELLAPWTEKLVVLGSRIVHRRQQFLQTFADDLEEAYRRIDAVAERPTIEYDTIADLAPDATPDAIEDAFRAALDRKRGQERDRGTTLVGPQRDELVFRLDDLKVRRYGSQGQHRTFAMALKLAQYFYLQQRNDTEPLLLLDDAFGKLDAKRTGVFLDLLRSDAVGQSLVTATRRGPFEPALSAEPASHRALQVHPGDGTAEVEPDPEYARGEATAANGVASAPAGADAASTSRD; translated from the coding sequence ATGATCCTCCACACCCTTCGTCTCCGGTCGTTCCGGGCCCACGCGGAGAGCGAGTTCAATCTCGCCCCGTCGATCAATCTTCTCTACGGGCCCAACGGGGCGGGCAAGACGAACGTACTGGAGGCGGTCCACTACCTGTGCCTCACCAAGAGCTTTACGGCCTCGCGGGACCGGTACGCCGTCCGGAAGGACGCGCCGTATTTCGAGATCGAGGGGCGCATCGGGCAGGTCCGCGAGGAGCCGATGACCGTGCGGCTGGCGTACGTGCCGGGCGAGGGCAAGAGCATCTTCGTGAATGGTGCGGAGCTCGACCGCCTGGCGGACATCGTCGGCACGCTGCCCGTGGTCGTCTTCTCGCCGGAGGACTACGACCTGACGGCCGGCGGGCCCAGCGAGCGGCGCCGCTTCGTGAACAACATCCTCAGTCAGGCGCGGACCGTCTACATGGAGACCCTCATGAAATACCGCCGTGCGCGGCGCCAGCGCAACGAGGTGCTCCGCAGCTACAAGAAGCGCTCCGCCCCACCGCCCGACGAGCTCCTGGCCCCCTGGACGGAAAAGCTCGTCGTACTCGGCAGCCGCATTGTGCACCGGCGCCAGCAGTTCCTGCAGACGTTCGCGGACGACCTTGAGGAGGCGTACCGCCGCATTGACGCGGTGGCCGAGCGGCCCACGATCGAGTACGACACGATTGCGGACCTGGCCCCCGACGCGACGCCCGACGCCATCGAAGACGCGTTCCGGGCGGCCCTCGACCGCAAACGGGGACAGGAGCGAGACCGTGGCACCACCCTCGTGGGGCCGCAGCGGGACGAGCTCGTCTTCCGCCTCGATGATCTGAAGGTGCGCCGGTACGGCTCGCAGGGCCAGCACCGCACCTTCGCCATGGCCCTCAAGCTGGCGCAGTACTTCTACCTGCAACAGCGAAACGACACTGAGCCGCTGCTCCTCCTCGATGACGCCTTCGGCAAGCTCGACGCGAAGCGCACCGGGGTCTTTCTCGATCTTCTTCGGTCGGACGCCGTGGGGCAGAGCCTCGTCACCGCCACGCGCCGGGGGCCCTTCGAACCGGCCCTGAGCGCGGAGCCCGCGTCGCACCGCGCCCTGCAGGTGCACCCGGGCGACGGGACGGCGGAGGTGGAGCCGGATCCGGAATACGCCCGTGGAGAGGCGACGGCCGCCAACGGCGTGGCGTCGGCACCCGCAGGAGCTGACGCAGCGTCAACGTCCCGCGACTGA
- a CDS encoding M48 family metalloprotease — protein sequence MSRSSTTRRVSARCARLRALVPVLLLVLAVGTGCVSTGTNPVSGNTRAYGYSWQEEMKLGKKADKQIQSQYGVYDDEGLQEYVDEVAREVLAESHMRRPDTPERFRNAEFEFRVLDSPIINAFALPGGYVYVTRGLMAHLNNEAQLAMVLGHEIGHVAARHSSQQAARKKFTQGLLLGGAVAGQVAFGGSVAENVMGVGGQAAQLLSLSYSRDNERESDRLGVEYAVRAGYDGAEGAAFFESLDRVREQGGQSIPTWQSTHPDPGARKQTIPKLAQTWREKVGRPAETTDQDAYYGALESTVLGKNPRQGFTEDGVFYQPELAFRFSIPNRWDVQNQPQQVALVQPDQSAYMLFTFSDAETPDAAARKFAGQDGLSVLDRQSTSVNGNDARRVLAEGKTQQGQAVRLLTYFIAYGDNVYQFQGATGADQYDAYRPDFERTMTSFAQLTDSEKLNRQPARITIRPADREEAFRSFVDTDALPSDMTEEDLAIINQLDVDQVVAPDRPLKLPN from the coding sequence ATGAGTAGGTCCTCGACTACACGCCGCGTCTCTGCTCGATGCGCGAGACTCCGGGCCCTCGTGCCCGTTCTGCTGCTGGTCCTGGCGGTCGGGACCGGGTGCGTCTCCACGGGCACGAACCCCGTTTCCGGCAACACACGGGCCTACGGCTATTCCTGGCAGGAGGAGATGAAGCTGGGCAAGAAGGCGGACAAGCAGATTCAAAGCCAGTACGGGGTCTACGACGACGAAGGGCTCCAGGAGTACGTCGACGAGGTGGCGCGGGAGGTGTTGGCGGAGAGCCACATGCGGCGGCCCGACACGCCCGAGCGGTTTCGAAACGCGGAGTTTGAGTTCCGGGTGCTCGATAGCCCCATCATCAACGCGTTTGCGCTCCCCGGCGGCTACGTGTACGTGACGCGGGGCCTCATGGCCCACCTCAACAACGAGGCGCAGCTGGCCATGGTGCTCGGGCACGAGATCGGGCACGTCGCGGCCCGACACTCCTCGCAGCAGGCGGCCCGTAAGAAGTTCACGCAGGGGCTCCTCCTCGGCGGGGCCGTCGCCGGGCAGGTGGCGTTCGGGGGCAGTGTCGCGGAGAACGTCATGGGAGTCGGGGGGCAGGCCGCGCAGTTGTTGTCCCTCAGCTACAGCCGCGACAACGAGCGCGAGTCCGACCGGCTTGGGGTGGAGTACGCCGTTCGGGCGGGCTACGACGGGGCCGAGGGGGCGGCCTTCTTCGAGTCCCTCGACCGGGTGCGGGAGCAGGGGGGGCAGTCCATTCCGACGTGGCAGTCAACCCACCCGGACCCGGGGGCCCGAAAACAAACGATTCCGAAGCTGGCCCAGACGTGGCGGGAAAAGGTGGGAAGGCCGGCCGAGACGACCGACCAGGATGCGTACTACGGCGCGCTCGAGAGCACTGTCCTCGGCAAGAACCCGCGCCAGGGCTTCACGGAGGATGGGGTGTTCTACCAGCCCGAGCTGGCGTTTCGGTTTTCGATCCCCAACCGCTGGGACGTACAGAACCAGCCCCAGCAGGTGGCCCTGGTACAGCCCGACCAGTCGGCCTACATGCTCTTCACGTTTTCCGACGCCGAGACCCCCGATGCCGCGGCCCGCAAATTTGCCGGGCAGGACGGGCTCTCCGTCCTCGATCGTCAGAGCACCTCCGTGAACGGAAACGACGCCCGGCGCGTCTTGGCTGAGGGGAAGACGCAGCAGGGGCAGGCCGTTCGCCTGCTGACCTACTTCATTGCCTACGGCGACAACGTGTACCAATTTCAGGGGGCGACCGGTGCCGATCAGTACGACGCCTACCGGCCCGACTTTGAGCGGACGATGACGAGCTTCGCCCAACTCACCGACTCGGAGAAGCTGAACCGGCAGCCCGCCCGCATCACGATCCGACCGGCGGACCGGGAGGAGGCGTTCCGCTCCTTCGTGGACACGGACGCGCTGCCGTCCGACATGACGGAGGAGGACCTCGCGATCATCAACCAACTGGACGTGGACCAGGTCGTCGCTCCGGACCGCCCCCTAAAGCTGCCAAACTGA
- a CDS encoding MaoC family dehydratase yields the protein MANTYESIDIGDSHEWTRVVTAEDVKKFADITGDDNPVHVDAEYAEEHSRFGKPIVHGVLLLGLISKVLGRDFPGHGSIAVGISCRFLRPVPVGSEVRVQVKVSEKIEDKKHVKLRTYIYREGQMVVGGEGRVIPPTEEEEDPHRARR from the coding sequence ATGGCCAACACCTACGAATCGATTGACATTGGCGACTCCCACGAATGGACGCGAGTCGTCACGGCGGAGGACGTGAAGAAGTTCGCCGACATCACGGGCGACGACAACCCCGTGCATGTCGACGCGGAGTACGCGGAAGAACATTCCCGATTTGGCAAGCCCATCGTCCACGGCGTGCTCCTGCTCGGCCTCATCTCGAAGGTGCTGGGCCGCGACTTTCCCGGGCACGGCAGCATCGCCGTCGGCATTTCGTGCCGCTTTCTCCGCCCCGTCCCGGTCGGCTCTGAGGTCCGCGTCCAGGTGAAGGTCTCGGAGAAGATTGAGGACAAGAAGCACGTCAAGCTGCGCACGTACATCTACCGGGAGGGACAGATGGTCGTCGGCGGCGAAGGGCGCGTCATTCCCCCGACGGAAGAGGAGGAGGACCCCCATCGGGCCCGCCGCTAG
- a CDS encoding efflux RND transporter permease subunit, translating into MDRLFRALRPFIRRVTQRAGGVLVLAVLATVLGGYGASQLSIDTNIANLVPEDYESVQALNTLQRTVGGERDMAVAISSPSFEANKAFAEDFIPEALSLKQKADTSKTYLTRVEYKREVEFLKDNALYFASNQELRQVEDFLQDQIAEAKRARQDANPFYFELEEDEPDTTEASGEGLEGVYDRLIGTRYPVSDDSTTMVLRFYPSGSNTDIGYIENLYADARSLVDRMDPESYHPEMEIVLAGRLYRQLVEVDTIWSDVTGSFGVGVGTVLLVVILYFLYKAYRVRSGPGFDGRVLLRELVRAPVMGLVIGAPLFMSLAWTGGVAALLFGRLNLMTSTLGLVLFGLGIDFGIHFYARYAEERADGHSVVDAAERTFVSTGQAIAVGAFTTAGALYVLVVADFKGFSEFGAVAGTGVLFALLAMTVVMPALLALLERAGLLDLQRGAGVEAEPEDAPRRYSAARPVVVGGLVAVLAALALAPRVDFQYDFGVLEPEYTEYEQRDQYVDRVSTGGSGNRRNPAYIVADSREAVPKIVEAVRTKMRADTTSPTILAVESLQERFPLRDTAQASKLARIAQIRETATENRYLRDESTDALNRLRRAAQPREPIPLDQVPRSLRKQFTTKDGELGRFVMIYPSVGLSDGRKSIAFAKDVGTITTEGGETYHAGSTSLVAADMLMLLQREAPWMIGGTFVIVALLMLLNFRSLRWAGLALVPLVVGLLWMLLVMEVFGLKVNFYNMVVFPAILGIGNDAGVHMVHRYREEGPGSLWTVLRSTGEHVTMGTLTTMVGFGGLLLSFHPGLNSMGTLAVLGLGTTLLAAVAFLPALLQWLEDREAAPDHRDDVVA; encoded by the coding sequence ATGGATCGTCTTTTTCGGGCCCTCCGGCCATTTATCCGACGTGTAACGCAGCGTGCCGGAGGGGTGCTCGTGCTTGCTGTCCTGGCGACGGTCCTGGGGGGCTACGGGGCATCTCAGCTTTCCATCGATACCAACATCGCCAACCTCGTCCCCGAAGACTACGAAAGCGTCCAGGCGCTCAACACCCTCCAGCGTACTGTCGGGGGGGAGCGCGACATGGCGGTTGCCATCTCCAGTCCGTCGTTTGAGGCCAACAAGGCGTTTGCGGAAGATTTCATTCCGGAGGCCCTCTCTCTGAAGCAAAAGGCGGACACGAGCAAGACGTACCTGACGCGGGTCGAGTACAAGCGAGAGGTCGAGTTTTTGAAGGACAACGCGCTCTACTTCGCGTCCAACCAGGAGCTCCGCCAGGTCGAAGACTTTCTGCAGGACCAGATCGCGGAGGCCAAACGGGCCCGCCAGGACGCCAACCCGTTCTACTTCGAACTGGAGGAGGACGAGCCGGATACCACCGAGGCGTCCGGAGAGGGGCTGGAGGGGGTCTACGACCGCCTCATCGGCACCCGCTACCCGGTGTCCGACGACAGCACCACGATGGTGCTGCGGTTCTACCCGTCGGGATCAAACACGGACATCGGGTACATCGAGAACCTGTACGCCGATGCCCGATCCCTGGTGGACCGAATGGATCCCGAGTCGTACCACCCGGAGATGGAAATCGTGCTCGCGGGGCGCCTGTACCGGCAGCTCGTAGAGGTGGACACCATCTGGAGTGACGTGACGGGCTCGTTTGGGGTGGGGGTGGGGACGGTGCTGCTCGTGGTCATTCTGTACTTCCTGTACAAGGCCTACCGGGTGCGGTCGGGGCCGGGCTTCGACGGCCGGGTGCTGCTGCGCGAGTTGGTGCGGGCACCGGTGATGGGCCTCGTGATCGGGGCGCCGCTGTTCATGAGCCTGGCCTGGACGGGCGGCGTGGCCGCTCTCTTGTTCGGGCGCCTCAACCTCATGACCTCGACCCTTGGGCTCGTGCTCTTCGGGCTGGGCATCGACTTTGGAATCCACTTCTACGCGCGGTACGCCGAGGAGCGGGCCGACGGGCACTCGGTCGTCGATGCGGCGGAGCGGACCTTCGTAAGCACCGGCCAGGCCATCGCCGTCGGGGCCTTTACGACGGCCGGGGCCCTCTACGTGCTCGTCGTGGCCGACTTCAAGGGCTTCAGCGAATTCGGGGCCGTCGCGGGGACGGGCGTGCTCTTCGCGCTCCTGGCCATGACGGTGGTGATGCCGGCCCTGCTGGCCCTGTTGGAGCGGGCCGGCCTGCTCGACCTGCAGAGGGGCGCTGGCGTAGAGGCGGAGCCCGAGGACGCACCGCGGCGGTATTCGGCGGCGCGGCCCGTCGTGGTGGGGGGGCTCGTGGCCGTCCTCGCGGCCCTGGCGCTTGCCCCGCGGGTGGACTTTCAATACGACTTCGGGGTGCTGGAGCCCGAATACACCGAGTACGAACAGCGTGACCAGTACGTCGACCGCGTCAGCACGGGGGGCAGCGGCAACCGCCGCAACCCGGCCTACATCGTGGCGGACAGCCGGGAGGCCGTCCCCAAGATCGTGGAGGCCGTCCGCACGAAAATGCGGGCGGACACGACCTCGCCGACCATCCTGGCGGTGGAGAGCCTGCAGGAGCGGTTCCCGCTCCGCGACACGGCCCAGGCGTCCAAGCTGGCCCGCATCGCCCAAATCCGAGAGACCGCCACGGAAAACCGATACCTCCGGGACGAGTCGACCGACGCCCTCAACCGGCTGCGCCGCGCCGCCCAACCCCGCGAGCCCATTCCGCTCGACCAGGTGCCCCGGTCGCTCCGGAAGCAGTTTACGACGAAGGATGGGGAGCTCGGGCGGTTCGTCATGATCTATCCGTCCGTGGGCCTGTCCGACGGCCGGAAGTCCATCGCCTTCGCGAAGGACGTGGGCACCATCACAACCGAGGGCGGCGAGACCTACCACGCGGGCTCGACGTCGCTCGTGGCCGCGGACATGCTGATGCTGTTGCAGCGGGAGGCGCCCTGGATGATTGGGGGCACGTTCGTGATCGTCGCCCTGCTCATGCTGCTCAATTTCCGGTCGCTCCGGTGGGCCGGGCTGGCGCTCGTGCCGCTCGTGGTGGGCCTGCTGTGGATGCTGCTGGTGATGGAGGTCTTCGGGCTGAAGGTCAATTTCTACAACATGGTCGTCTTCCCCGCCATCCTGGGGATCGGCAACGACGCGGGCGTGCACATGGTGCACCGGTACCGGGAGGAGGGCCCTGGCTCCCTCTGGACGGTGCTGCGGTCGACGGGCGAGCACGTTACGATGGGCACCCTCACGACGATGGTCGGGTTTGGGGGCTTGCTCCTGAGCTTCCACCCCGGCCTCAACTCGATGGGGACCCTCGCCGTGCTGGGACTAGGGACAACCCTGCTGGCGGCGGTCGCCTTTCTGCCGGCGCTGCTGCAGTGGCTGGAAGACCGGGAGGCCGCCCCCGACCATCGGGACGACGTCGTGGCGTAA